CGCCGGAGGGGCAGATCCTGCTCGCCCGTCAGATCTACGCCGAGGCGTGCGGCATGGATCCGGGCCACAACCGCCGCCCCGGCCCGCAGGCGCTGGATGCCCGTATTCTTGCCCATGCCCGCCACTTGCAAAAGCGCCTTGAGGCACAGGCATGAGCCCGCAGCGCGCGGTGCTGGTGACCGGCGCAAGCCGGGGCCTCGGGGCCGCGTTCTGCCGCCAATACGCCGCCGAGGGCTGGCAGGTCTTCGCCGCCTGCCGGTCGCTTCCCGGGTCTGGGGCAATGGCCAAAACGGGGGTAACCTTCGTGCAGATGGATGTGGCGGACCCTGCAAGCATCGCGCGCTGTGCGGCGCAGCTGGCCGATGTGCCGCTTGATCTGATGATCAACAACGCCGGTGTGATGGGCGACGCCGAGGCCGGCCCCCTGCAGGCCGAGCCAAGCGCATGGGAGGCCGCCTTCCGCATCAACGTGCTGGCCCCCGCCCTCGTGACACGCGCCTTCCAGCCCAATCTCTCTGCGGCCCCCATGCCCGTTGCCGCGACGATGGGCAGCCAGGCGGGGATTTTCCGCTTCATCACCGATGCGCGCATGGCGGCCTACCGCGCCACAAAGGCCGCCGCCCACGCCGTGACGCTTTCGCTTGCATCGGAGCTTGCGCCGATGGGCATTCCCTACGTCTCGCTGCGCCCCGGACCGACGCGCACCGACATGCTCAAGGGCGGCGGGCAGTATGAGATCGACGACAGCGTGGCCCGCCTGCGCCGGGTGCTTGCCGGGGTCACGCCCGCGCAATCGGGGCTGTTTCTGGACCGCGACGGCAGCACCTTTCCCTACGACGCGCCTTAGCCCCAGCCCCGCGCATACTGGGCGCGCATTTCCTTCGGGGTCTGGCCGTAGGCGGCACGGAAGTGCTCGTAGAACTGCGTCATCGAGGAAAAGCCGGACATTTCCGCCACCACGGAAATCGGATCGCGCCCTTCGATCAGGATCGCGCGGGCGCGGATCAGGCGCATCCGGGTGAAAAAGCGCTTCATCGGCATCCGCAGGCGCTTGGCAAAGAGCGAAGAGGCGTAGTTCGGGTGCAGCCCGACCGTTTCGGCTACCTGTGCGACGGTCAGCGGGGCGTGCAGGTTCTCAAGGATGTAGCGCACCATTTCGGCGAGCTTGGCTGTCTGATCGGCGGCGGTGCCACGCGGCTCGCCGCCTTCGC
The sequence above is drawn from the Pseudoruegeria sp. SHC-113 genome and encodes:
- a CDS encoding SDR family NAD(P)-dependent oxidoreductase; protein product: MSPQRAVLVTGASRGLGAAFCRQYAAEGWQVFAACRSLPGSGAMAKTGVTFVQMDVADPASIARCAAQLADVPLDLMINNAGVMGDAEAGPLQAEPSAWEAAFRINVLAPALVTRAFQPNLSAAPMPVAATMGSQAGIFRFITDARMAAYRATKAAAHAVTLSLASELAPMGIPYVSLRPGPTRTDMLKGGGQYEIDDSVARLRRVLAGVTPAQSGLFLDRDGSTFPYDAP